One Mixta gaviniae genomic window carries:
- the pstC gene encoding phosphate ABC transporter permease PstC, with translation MAESRPSFKAPGKQGDILFGALVKLAALIVLLLLGGIIISLLISSWPSIEKFGFSFLWNKEWDAPNENFGALVPIYGTVVTSLIALLIAVPVSFGIALFLTELAPGWLRRPLGVAIELLAAIPSIVYGMWGLFVFAPLFAEYFQTPVGNVLSSIPLVGALFEGPAFGIGILAAGVILAIMIIPYIASVMRDVFEQTPVMMKESAYGIGCTTWEVIWRIVLPFTKNGVIGGVMLGLGRALGETMAVTFIIGNTYQLDSVSLYMPGNSITSALANEFAEAESGVHVAALMELGLILFVITFIVLAISKLMILRLAKSEGARS, from the coding sequence ATGGCTGAATCCAGGCCGTCCTTTAAGGCCCCGGGAAAACAAGGCGACATTCTTTTTGGCGCGCTGGTCAAACTGGCGGCGCTGATTGTGCTTTTGTTGCTTGGCGGCATCATTATCTCCCTGCTCATCTCCTCCTGGCCCAGCATTGAGAAATTCGGTTTCTCTTTCCTGTGGAATAAAGAGTGGGATGCCCCGAATGAAAACTTTGGCGCGCTGGTGCCTATTTACGGCACCGTCGTCACCTCCCTGATCGCGCTGCTGATCGCCGTGCCGGTCAGCTTCGGTATCGCACTGTTCCTGACCGAGCTGGCACCGGGCTGGCTGCGCCGCCCGCTGGGCGTGGCGATTGAGCTGCTGGCGGCCATCCCCAGCATCGTGTATGGCATGTGGGGGCTGTTTGTCTTCGCGCCGCTGTTCGCCGAATACTTCCAGACGCCGGTAGGCAATGTACTCTCCAGCATTCCGCTGGTCGGCGCGCTGTTTGAAGGCCCGGCGTTCGGCATCGGCATTCTCGCGGCAGGGGTGATTCTGGCGATCATGATTATCCCCTATATTGCCTCGGTAATGCGCGACGTGTTCGAACAGACACCGGTGATGATGAAAGAGTCCGCCTACGGCATCGGCTGCACCACCTGGGAGGTGATCTGGCGCATCGTGCTGCCCTTCACCAAAAACGGCGTGATCGGTGGGGTGATGTTGGGGCTGGGCCGCGCGCTCGGCGAAACCATGGCGGTGACCTTTATTATCGGCAACACCTACCAGCTCGACAGCGTCTCACTCTATATGCCGGGCAACAGCATCACCTCCGCGCTGGCGAATGAGTTCGCCGAAGCGGAATCGGGCGTGCATGTCGCCGCGCTGATGGAGCTGGGGCTGATCCTGTTCGTTATCACCTTTATCGTGCTGGCGATCTCTAAGCTGATGATTTTACGACTGGCGAAAAGTGAAGGGGCGCGCTCATGA
- the pstA gene encoding phosphate ABC transporter permease PstA: MTTLDLHARTELQASRRKMQARRSLRNKIALTLSMLTMAFGLFWLVWILFTTITRGVDGFSLALFTEMTPPPNTAGGGLANAIAGSGLLILWATLFGTPLGIMAGIYLAEYGRKSWLAEVIRFINDILLSAPSIVVGLFVYTLVVAQMQHFSGWAGVIALALLQVPIVIRTTENMLKLVPDSLREAAYALGTPKWKMISAITLKASVSGIITGVLLAVARIAGETAPLLFTSLSNQFWSTDMMQPLANLPVTIFKFAMSPFAEWQSLAWAGVLLITLCVLLLNILARVIFAKSKH, translated from the coding sequence ATGACCACGCTCGATCTGCATGCCCGCACCGAGCTGCAGGCCTCGCGCCGCAAAATGCAGGCGCGCCGCAGTCTCCGTAACAAAATTGCGCTGACGCTCTCTATGCTGACGATGGCGTTCGGCCTGTTCTGGCTGGTGTGGATCCTGTTCACCACCATTACGCGCGGCGTCGACGGCTTTTCGCTGGCGCTGTTTACCGAAATGACGCCGCCGCCGAATACCGCGGGCGGCGGGCTGGCCAACGCCATCGCCGGCAGTGGCCTGCTGATCCTGTGGGCGACGCTGTTCGGCACCCCGCTGGGCATCATGGCCGGGATCTACCTGGCAGAATATGGCCGCAAATCCTGGCTGGCCGAAGTGATCCGCTTTATCAACGATATCCTGCTGTCGGCGCCATCGATTGTTGTCGGGCTGTTCGTTTACACCCTCGTGGTCGCGCAGATGCAGCACTTCTCCGGCTGGGCGGGGGTGATCGCGCTGGCGCTGCTGCAGGTGCCGATCGTTATCCGCACCACGGAAAATATGCTGAAGCTGGTGCCGGATAGCCTGCGCGAAGCGGCCTACGCGTTGGGTACGCCAAAATGGAAAATGATCTCCGCCATTACGCTGAAAGCCTCGGTATCCGGGATTATCACCGGCGTGCTGCTGGCGGTGGCGCGCATCGCCGGCGAGACCGCCCCGCTGCTGTTTACCTCGCTGTCGAACCAGTTCTGGAGTACCGACATGATGCAGCCGCTGGCCAACCTGCCGGTCACTATCTTTAAGTTCGCCATGAGTCCTTTTGCCGAATGGCAAAGCCTGGCCTGGGCTGGCGTTCTGCTGATCACGCTCTGCGTCCTGCTGTTAAATATTCTGGCGCGCGTGATTTTTGCCAAATCAAAACACTAA
- the pstB gene encoding phosphate ABC transporter ATP-binding protein PstB, whose amino-acid sequence MVNQSSGKIQVRDLNFYYGKFHALKNINLDIATNQVTAFIGPSGCGKSTLLRTFNKMFSLYPEQRAEGEILLDGENILTESQDIALLRARVGMVFQKPTPFPMSIYDNIAFGVRLFEKLPRADMDERVQWALSKAALWNETKDKLHQSGYSLSGGQQQRLCIARGIAIRPEVLLLDEPCSALDPISTGRIEELITELKQDYTVVIVTHNMQQAARCSDHTAFMYLGELIEFSDTDTLFTKPHQKQTEDYITGRYG is encoded by the coding sequence ATGGTTAATCAGTCATCCGGCAAAATTCAGGTACGCGATCTGAACTTTTACTACGGTAAATTCCATGCACTGAAAAACATCAACCTGGATATCGCGACAAACCAGGTCACCGCCTTTATCGGGCCGTCCGGCTGCGGCAAATCCACTCTGCTGCGCACCTTCAACAAGATGTTCTCCCTCTATCCGGAGCAGCGCGCCGAAGGCGAGATCCTGCTGGATGGCGAAAACATTCTTACCGAATCCCAGGATATCGCCCTGCTGCGCGCGCGCGTTGGCATGGTGTTCCAGAAGCCGACGCCGTTCCCGATGTCGATTTACGACAATATCGCTTTCGGCGTACGCCTGTTTGAAAAGCTGCCGCGTGCGGATATGGATGAGCGCGTGCAGTGGGCGTTAAGCAAAGCGGCGCTATGGAACGAAACCAAAGACAAGCTGCATCAGAGCGGTTACAGTCTCTCCGGCGGCCAGCAGCAGCGGCTTTGTATCGCGCGCGGCATCGCCATTCGCCCGGAAGTGCTACTGCTGGATGAACCTTGCTCGGCGCTGGATCCGATCTCCACCGGCCGCATCGAGGAGCTGATCACCGAGCTGAAGCAGGATTACACCGTGGTGATCGTTACGCACAATATGCAGCAGGCGGCGCGCTGTTCCGACCATACCGCCTTTATGTACCTGGGCGAGCTGATCGAATTCAGCGATACCGACACCCTGTTTACGAAGCCGCATCAGAAGCAGACTGAAGACTATATTACTGGCCGCTATGGTTAA
- the phoU gene encoding phosphate signaling complex protein PhoU produces the protein MDNLNLNKHISGQFNAELEHIRTQVMIMGGLVEQQLTDAITAMHNQDGELAKRVIDGDQKVNMMEVEIDEACVRIIAKRQPTASDLRLVMAIIKTISELERIGDVAEKISRTALEKFGQQHQPLLVSLESLGHHTIQMLHDVLDAFARMDLSAAIEIYREDKKVDQEYEGIVRQLMTYMMEDPRTIPSVLTALFCARAIERIGDRCQNICEIIFYFVKGQDFRHVGGDRLDKLLAGDENGSSPA, from the coding sequence ATGGATAATTTGAACCTGAATAAACACATCTCCGGCCAGTTTAACGCTGAGCTTGAGCATATCCGCACCCAGGTCATGATCATGGGCGGGCTGGTGGAGCAGCAGCTCACTGACGCCATCACCGCGATGCATAATCAGGATGGCGAGCTGGCGAAGCGCGTTATTGATGGCGACCAGAAGGTCAACATGATGGAAGTGGAGATTGATGAGGCCTGCGTGCGCATTATCGCCAAGCGGCAGCCGACCGCCAGCGATCTGCGTCTGGTGATGGCGATCATCAAAACCATTTCCGAGCTGGAGCGCATCGGCGACGTGGCGGAGAAGATCAGCCGCACCGCGCTGGAGAAGTTTGGTCAACAGCATCAGCCGCTGCTGGTCAGCCTGGAGTCGCTGGGCCATCACACCATTCAGATGCTGCACGACGTGCTGGACGCCTTCGCGCGGATGGATTTAAGCGCGGCGATTGAAATCTATCGTGAAGATAAAAAGGTCGATCAGGAGTATGAGGGCATCGTGCGTCAGCTGATGACCTATATGATGGAAGATCCGCGCACCATTCCCAGCGTGCTGACCGCGCTGTTCTGCGCACGCGCCATCGAGCGCATCGGCGATCGCTGCCAGAATATCTGCGAGATTATTTTCTACTTTGTTAAAGGCCAGGATTTCCGTCACGTCGGCGGCGATCGGCTGGATAAGCTGCTGGCGGGCGACGAAAACGGCAGCAGCCCGGCCTGA
- the yieH gene encoding 6-phosphogluconate phosphatase, translated as MSIECLFFDCDGTLVDSERLCTQAYVDTFARYGAELSLQEMFEKYKGVKLYDIIADVGRQYPLNAPVDAIEREYRQQVARLFDAHLQPIPGARALLEQITVPMCVVSNGTVPKMQHSLGLTDMLSFFDDRLYSGYDIGHWKPDPQLMFHAAQQMQVPIARCALIDDSEAGANAGIAAGIPVFYYCADAHNRPIDHPLVTPFDDLAQLPALWRERGWSLTR; from the coding sequence ATGAGCATTGAATGTCTGTTTTTTGACTGCGACGGGACGCTGGTGGATAGCGAGCGCCTTTGCACCCAGGCCTATGTGGATACCTTCGCCCGCTACGGCGCCGAACTGTCGCTGCAGGAGATGTTTGAAAAGTACAAAGGCGTAAAGCTTTACGACATTATCGCCGACGTCGGCCGCCAGTATCCCCTGAACGCGCCAGTGGACGCGATCGAGCGGGAATATCGCCAGCAGGTAGCGCGCCTGTTTGACGCACATCTGCAGCCGATCCCCGGCGCCAGAGCGCTGCTGGAGCAGATCACCGTGCCGATGTGCGTGGTCTCCAACGGCACCGTGCCGAAAATGCAGCACTCGCTGGGGCTGACCGATATGCTCTCGTTTTTTGATGACCGGTTGTACAGCGGCTACGATATCGGCCACTGGAAACCGGACCCGCAGCTGATGTTCCACGCGGCGCAGCAGATGCAGGTACCGATTGCGCGCTGCGCACTGATCGACGATTCCGAAGCGGGCGCTAATGCCGGTATCGCGGCGGGCATTCCCGTGTTCTATTACTGCGCCGATGCCCATAACCGGCCGATCGATCATCCGCTGGTGACGCCTTTCGACGACCTGGCGCAGCTGCCGGCGCTGTGGCGCGAACGCGGCTGGTCGCTGACGCGTTAG